The genomic DNA CGACGGTCGGCTCGTGCTGGTCTTTCGCCCTCGCCATCAACATCTCGCTGAACGACCGGAGCGTGGTCTCGCTCGGCGCCTCCTCCGCGAGACGCAGGATAGCGCGCCGTGCCTCCCAGCCGTCGCGCTGGGCTCCTCCTGCGGCCGGCGGTTCGTCGCTGAGGCCGAGTTCGCGCAGCACCTTCTGCACGTTGGAGAGGAAGCCCCGCTCGGTCGGTGCCACGGAGGCGCCGCGCAGTGCGAGCACGGCCTGGCGCACCTCCGGCATGTCGAAGAATCGTTTGCCGCCGAGCACACGCGATGCGATGCCCGCCTCGCCGAGAGCCTGTTGGATCGCGCCGGATTGCGAGTGCGCGCGGTAGAGCACCGCGATCTCGGACGGCGAGGCGCCGGCAGCGATCCTGGCGGCGATCGAGGCGGCGATGCCGGCGGCCTCGTCCGTCTCGGTCTCGTACGTCGTGACGGTCGGCGTCTCCGCAGTGAGCGACTCGCGGGCCGCGACGAGTTCGAGGGCGCCGGCGCGGCCGTTCATCAGCGCGTTGGCGGCGGCGAGGATCGGCGGCTGAGAGCGGTAGTTCGTCTCCAGCCGCACGACCGTGGCGTTCGGGTAGCGGCGTCCGAACTCGAGCAGGTACTTCTGATCGGCCCCCGCGAACGAGTAGATCGTCTGACTGGCGTCGCCGACGACGCAGATGTCGCTGCGGTCGCCGAGCCACATCTCCAGCAGGCGGTTCTGGAGTGGCGAGACGTCCTGATACTCGTCGACCGTGAAGTGCCGATACTGCTCGTGGACGGACGCGGCCACCCGCGGCTCGGCCTCCAGCATCCCGGCGCATGCGAGCAGCACGTCTTCGAAGTCGAGCTGACGACGGTCGTCCTTGAGAGCTTCGTAGCCCTGCTGCAGCGCGGCGAGCTGCTCGGTGCTGATCCGCCCGACAGAGCGTCCGAGCGCGGCGTGCTGCTCGATCGAGAGCATCGAGACCTTGCGCCATTCGATCTCGCTCGCGACGTCGCGGAGCGTGGCGGTGTCCGGACGCAGCCGCAACTGCTCTGCGGCCTGCCCGAGCACACGCACCTTGTTGTCGATGATGCTCGGCGCGGGGGATCCGGCGAGGGTCGGCCAGAAGAAGTTCAACTGCGCGAGGGCGGCCGCGTGGAAGGTACGGGCCACGACGCCTTCGATACCGAGGCCGCGCAGGCGTCCGCGGAGCTCACCCGCTGCCTTCGCCGTGAAGGTGACGGCCATCACACGACTCGGCGAATACGCTCCCGTGTCCACCCCGTGCGCGATGCGATGCGTGATGACACGGGTCTTACCGGTACCCGCACCTGCGAGCACGGCGACGGGGCCGCGCAGCACGGATGCCGCTTCCCGCTGCCGTTCGTCGAGGGCGTCGAGCGCGCTCACTTCGACTCTGCGTTCCGACGAGCCGCGCTCACTCGGGGGCCCGTTCGTTCAGTGCACCCGGCGCCCGATCCTCGTACCAGCCCTGGATGAGCGATCTCGCGATGGACGCCGGCCCTGGCAGGCCCACCGGGCCGTCGCCGTCGAGCGCGCTGCCGATTTCTTCGCGCGTGAACCAGCGCACGTCGATGATCTCCTCGCCGTCGGGGCGTGCGCGGCGCTCGTCGGATGCTGTCGCGCGGAATCCGACCATGAGGGAACGCGGGTACGGCCACGGCTGAGAACCGATGTAGCGGACGGAGTCGAGCCGTACTCCGGCCTCCTCCTCGATCTCGCGGTGCACCGTCAGCTCGAGCGATTCGCCGGCCTCCACGAAGCCGGCGAAGCAGGAGTACATCCGACCATGCCAGTTCGCGTTCGCACCGAGCAGCAGCCTCTCGCCGTCCTCGCTCTCGACCGCGACGATCACCGCAGGGTCCGTGCGCGGGAAGATGTCGTGCTGGCAGGCGCTGCACCTGCGCGACCATCCGCCCTGACGCAGCTCGGTGTCGGATCCACACTTCGCGCAGAAGCGCGCGTCGGTCAGCCACCCGGCGAGTGCGATCGATTCGACGAGGAGCTCTGTGCTCTCGGGGTCGAGAAGGCCACCGGCATCGCGCAGTCCGAGCCAGGTCTCCGCCGGTGCCGCATCGATCGAGTCGGAGGACACGGCCTCCACAGCGAGGAGAAGAGGACCCGTGTCGCTGTGCCTGCCGAGCAGAGCCCATTGCGCCTCTGCCACCTCGTCTGCCGCGACTGCGACCAGCACGCCGTCATCGATCCGGACGCGGCCGTCGCGCACGACGATCACGCGGACATCACCGGATGCGCGCAGCGCCTCGAGGATCCCCGGCTCGTCGCGCAGATGCGCGGCCCGGTCGAACAAGGCACGGCGGACAGTCATCGACTCCCTCTCTCGCAGGCGTGGCGTAGGCGCAACCGCACCCGAGCGGACCTAACCTGGGGGCATGGCACGGTCTCCCTTTACTCTAGCGGCGGCGGTCACAGCCGCACTGTCCGGGGCGGAGGTCGTCGGGGCGCGAACTCTGACAGCCGACGGCGACGGTCGGTTCGACTCAGCGGTCGTCACACTCGCCGATGGGCGCGAACTCGCGATCCGCGTCGGCGACGACGACGAGACGGCGCGCGAGCTCGCCTCCGAGTCGCTCGCGCTGCGCGCGCTGACCGCGGGTGCACGCGCCATGCTGCCCTTCCGAGCACCGGAATACGTCGGCGAGACGCGTCTCGCCGACGGTCGCGCACTCGTGACCGAACTGCTGCCCGGATTCCAGATCGAAGCGTCCCATGTGCCGGCAGGTCGCGGAGCGGCAGAGTCGATGGGGGCATCGATCGCTGCAGTGCACGCGCTGCCCGCATCCGTGGTGCGCAGCGCCGGACTCACCGCCCGCAGTGCGGAGGAAGCCAGGGAAGAAGTCCGCCAACTCGTCGATCGCGCCGCGGCGACCGGGCGCGTCCCCGCACGCCTCACTGTCCGCTGGCGCGAGGCCGTGGAGGACGACGATCTCTGGCGCTTCGAATCCGCCGTGACACTGGGCGGCGTGCAGGCGACGTCGTTCCTGTTCGAAGACGACCCCGATGCCGGCCCGTCCGTGATCGGCCTCGTGCACTGGCACGGACTCGCGCTCGGGGATCCCGCAGTCGACCTCGCCTGGCTCTCGTCCGCATCGGATGCCGCCGGCGATGTGCACGCGTCATACGCACAGGCCTCGGACCGAGCGCCCGATGGCGCGCTGGCACTGCGGGCACGGCTGCTGGCCGAGCTCGAGTTCGCGCGCTGGCTGGTGCACGGCGATGCGCTGCACCGCAGCGACATCGTGGACGACGCGGCAGGGCTGCTCGAAGCCCTGTCGGAAGGACTCCGCGAGAACGATCTGTCTGTGATCGCTCAGCGCAGCGAGGGCGTCGACTCCGCCATGGACGCGCTGGGGCGAGTGCCCGAGACAGCGTCGACGCACGTGAACACCGCCATGGAGACCGACGCGTACAACCCGCGGGATCTGCTCCCCGGCGAGGATGACGCGGTCGCCGACGCACCTGTCGGTGGTCGTGCCGAAGATGGTCGCGTCGCAGGGGGTGACGTCTACGTGGGCGATTCCACCGAGGATCTCAGCGATCTCGCTGATTCCGACCTGCTGCCTCACCCGGTCGCTGACCCTGTCGAAGCGCCCCCGCGAACCGAGCCGCACCCTTCGACAGGCTCAGGGAGCGGCTCCCGTCCAGGGAGCGGCTCCCGTCCAGGGAACGACTCCCGTCCAGGGAGCGACGACGCCGACCCCGCGGATGAGGCTCAGCGCGCCGCGCGCGCCGCGCTCCAGCGCTGGACCAACTCCTCCTCCGAATAGACCCGGTCGCCACGGATGACGAGATCGTCACCGACGTAGTACAGCGCGACGTCGATCTCGTCGAGCGGCACTGCGAAGCGGCGGTGATAGGCGAGGCGATACAGCGCGAGCTGCAGCATCCGCTCTTCGCGTTCCGAGGCGTTGCGCGGTGCCTTGCCGGTCTTCCAGTCGACGATCTCGATACGTCCGCCGCGATCCTCGCGGCGGTACACGGCATCCAGCTTGCAGATGACGATGTGACCCTCGCCCACCGCCCCTGCGACGGGCTCAGGGGTCGAAAGGTCGGTAGAGCCGGAACCCAGAGCGAAGTCGATCTCGATCTCGACGGCGATCGGCTGGCGCGTCGCCCATTCGCTCCCCTCGAAGATCTCGCGCAGACGCGCGAGGTCGGCCTCATCGGCGGCCGACACGCTCCACTGGTCGGGCTGCTCCTCGTCGGAGTCCCATAAGGCGCTCTCGGGACCGGCACCGGCTCCGACCAGCCCCGACCGATGCTCCACCCAGGCGTGGAACAGCGTGCCGAGGCGCGTCTGCCGGTACGGCCGCTCCGGCATGGGTCTGCTCAGGGCACGCACCGTGCCGTCGAAGTCGGTCACGTAGTCCTTGAACTTCGATGCAGGCACGCGCGCAGGCGGTTCCGCGCGGATGCCGCGCTGACGTTCGGCGCGCTCGGCGAGCAGTCGTCCCAGCTGCACGGAGGCAACCGGCTCTCCCTCGACGGCGCGCACGCGCGCGGCAGCGGACTCGACCACCGCACGACGGCCGCCCAGAGGATCCAGCGGCCAGACACTGGTCTTTCCCTCCCCCGCGTACGGGTTCTCGTCATCGTCGACCGCTGCGATCGCATCGAGCCCCAGCACGTCGATGGCCTCGCACAGATACGGGCTCGCCTCACGAGGGCTCTTCTGCCCCGCCCAGTGCGCTCCGGTCAGAAGCAGATCGGTGCGCGCACGGGTGATCGCCACGTATGCGAGCCGGCGCTCCTCCTGCTGCTGGTACTCGCGGTAGGCGTCCTTGAACACCGTGAGTGCGCCGGGGCCGGACTTGCTCCTGCTCGTCAGAGATGCCACGCCCGCCTTGAGCCGCTTCTGCGGATCGAGGTCGGCATCCGCCGGCGGATCCCACTGGAAGTGCGGCAGCGCGGCGCTGTCGCCACGCAGTGCGAAGGGCAGCACACCGAATCCGAACCAGCCCGACGTGTCGGTGGGACGAGAGGGAAGCTCTCCCTCGACGAACCGCACCACGGCGACGGCATCCCATTCGAGTCCCTTGGAGCCGTGGATCGTGAGCAGCTGGACGACGCCCGGCTCGGGGGGCTCCGGCCGGGGCATCAGCTCATCCGTGCTCTCGGCCTTGTCGAGCCACGCCAGCAGCGACCCGATCGTGCCGCGGTCGTCGGCGGTGAGGAACGCACGCACCTCGTCCGCGAAGGCGCGCAGCTGCGTCGCCGCGACGCGGGCGGGTCCGCGGGTCTCGTTGGAGGCGAGTTCGATGTCGAGTCGGAGTTCGATCTCGATCAGGCGGATGAGCTCCGGAATCGGTTGCGCCGACGCACGACGCAGGCGCTCGAGCATCTCACCCGCCGCGCGTATCCGCGCCCGCCCCTCTTCGGTGATGCGTTCGATGAGTCGATAGTCGTCGCGGAGCCCGCGCACCACATCGACGGCATCCACGATCGACACGGCTTCGTCGGCGCCCCGTGAGGAGCGGATGCGCGCGCGCAGCTCGTCGGGCAGCGGCAGCAGTCCGCTGTCACGTCTGGACAGTTCCGAGGCGAGGTCGTACAGCGCACCCATGTCGGCGAGGCCGACGCCGAACCTCGGCCCTACGAGCAGTCGGATGAGCGCGGAGCCCGCGTTCGGATCGTGGAGGACACGCAGCGTGGACACCACATCGACCACCTCCGGCGTGGTCAGTAGACCGCCGAGGCCGAGGATGCGGTGCGGGATGCCCCGCGCCGCGAGCGCCTCGGCGAAGGTCTGCATGTGACGCTTGGATCGGAACAGGACAGCCCCCGTGTGGGGTGACGCCCCCGCGCGCGCCGATGTCGCGTATACCGCTCGCCGCTCGGCGAACCACTCCGCCACCTCAGCCGCCTCGTCATGCACAGTGAGCGGGTACCGGATGCCGACCGCGCCGGTCCCCGCGCCGGGGCGCGGCTCGAGCGGCGGGACGTCGAGTCCGGGGCGTCGAAGCGGCTCGAGCACCCGATTGGCCACGTCGAGAATGGTGCTGTCGTTGCGCCAGCTCGTCATGAGGCTGAAGTCCGCAGGCGCCGTATCGCGGGCGAAAGTGCGCGCGAACGCGTAGAGGTTGTCGGCGCTCGCACCGCGCCAGCCGTAGATCGACTGGTGCGGGTCGCCGACCGCCATGACGGCCGAGTCCCGGAACACTTCGGCGAGGAACTGCGTCTGGATCACCGAGGTGTCCTGATATTCGTCCAGCAGCACCACCCGATGCTGCTCGCGCAGGTCGGCGCGCACATCGGGTGATGCTTCCACGATGTCGTAGGCGCCGCTCACCTGATCTGCGAAGTCGAGCACACCCCTGCGCTGCTTCTCGGCGATGTACGCCCGCACGAGCGCGGTGAGCGTGGGCAGCGCGAGCAGGTTGTCGGCGACCTTCGCGATGTCGGCGTTGCTGCGATACGGCGCGAAGGCGACCGCATGCTCGAGCGCGATCCGCTCCGCCCTCTCCAGATCGGCTCGGTGGTCGAGCGCGTCGCCGGCGAGCCGCTGCACCGCGTCGACGACTGTGCCGACGGCGTACTCGATGCCCTCCAGCTCCGGCAGGTCGGCCCGCAGCACGACCTCGCGCGCCAGCATCCAGGACCCAGCCTGGCTCAGCATGGCGACGTCTGGGTCACGGCCGATCCGGGGCGCATGCTCGCGCACGATCGAGTCGGCGAACGCGTTGTACGTCGAGACGCGGGGGCGGATCATCAGATCCTCCGCCGTCCGCGGCGAGGTCGGATCCCATCCGGTCTCGAAGTGCTCGGCGAGCTCGCCGAGGACCTGCGAGCGCACCAGCGAACGCTGTGCGCCAGGAGATGCCTCGTCGACGCGTCTCAGCATCCCGGCGGCGATGATCTCCGGGACGTGCGGGAGCAGGCCGCGCTGGCCGTATTCGTCGATCACCGCGAGCCGCGCGGCGATGCGTTCGGCCAGCTCGCCTGCGGCCTTGCGGGTGAAGGTC from Microbacterium profundi includes the following:
- the nudC gene encoding NAD(+) diphosphatase; the encoded protein is MTVRRALFDRAAHLRDEPGILEALRASGDVRVIVVRDGRVRIDDGVLVAVAADEVAEAQWALLGRHSDTGPLLLAVEAVSSDSIDAAPAETWLGLRDAGGLLDPESTELLVESIALAGWLTDARFCAKCGSDTELRQGGWSRRCSACQHDIFPRTDPAVIVAVESEDGERLLLGANANWHGRMYSCFAGFVEAGESLELTVHREIEEEAGVRLDSVRYIGSQPWPYPRSLMVGFRATASDERRARPDGEEIIDVRWFTREEIGSALDGDGPVGLPGPASIARSLIQGWYEDRAPGALNERAPE
- a CDS encoding phosphotransferase — protein: MARSPFTLAAAVTAALSGAEVVGARTLTADGDGRFDSAVVTLADGRELAIRVGDDDETARELASESLALRALTAGARAMLPFRAPEYVGETRLADGRALVTELLPGFQIEASHVPAGRGAAESMGASIAAVHALPASVVRSAGLTARSAEEAREEVRQLVDRAAATGRVPARLTVRWREAVEDDDLWRFESAVTLGGVQATSFLFEDDPDAGPSVIGLVHWHGLALGDPAVDLAWLSSASDAAGDVHASYAQASDRAPDGALALRARLLAELEFARWLVHGDALHRSDIVDDAAGLLEALSEGLRENDLSVIAQRSEGVDSAMDALGRVPETASTHVNTAMETDAYNPRDLLPGEDDAVADAPVGGRAEDGRVAGGDVYVGDSTEDLSDLADSDLLPHPVADPVEAPPRTEPHPSTGSGSGSRPGSGSRPGNDSRPGSDDADPADEAQRAARAALQRWTNSSSE
- a CDS encoding ATP-dependent DNA helicase; this encodes MTSWNAQGPGLSALEVAAALGQPPPTTAQQRVIEAPPTPALVVAGAGSGKTETMSGRVVWLVANGHVRRDEILGLTFTRKAAGELAERIAARLAVIDEYGQRGLLPHVPEIIAAGMLRRVDEASPGAQRSLVRSQVLGELAEHFETGWDPTSPRTAEDLMIRPRVSTYNAFADSIVREHAPRIGRDPDVAMLSQAGSWMLAREVVLRADLPELEGIEYAVGTVVDAVQRLAGDALDHRADLERAERIALEHAVAFAPYRSNADIAKVADNLLALPTLTALVRAYIAEKQRRGVLDFADQVSGAYDIVEASPDVRADLREQHRVVLLDEYQDTSVIQTQFLAEVFRDSAVMAVGDPHQSIYGWRGASADNLYAFARTFARDTAPADFSLMTSWRNDSTILDVANRVLEPLRRPGLDVPPLEPRPGAGTGAVGIRYPLTVHDEAAEVAEWFAERRAVYATSARAGASPHTGAVLFRSKRHMQTFAEALAARGIPHRILGLGGLLTTPEVVDVVSTLRVLHDPNAGSALIRLLVGPRFGVGLADMGALYDLASELSRRDSGLLPLPDELRARIRSSRGADEAVSIVDAVDVVRGLRDDYRLIERITEEGRARIRAAGEMLERLRRASAQPIPELIRLIEIELRLDIELASNETRGPARVAATQLRAFADEVRAFLTADDRGTIGSLLAWLDKAESTDELMPRPEPPEPGVVQLLTIHGSKGLEWDAVAVVRFVEGELPSRPTDTSGWFGFGVLPFALRGDSAALPHFQWDPPADADLDPQKRLKAGVASLTSRSKSGPGALTVFKDAYREYQQQEERRLAYVAITRARTDLLLTGAHWAGQKSPREASPYLCEAIDVLGLDAIAAVDDDENPYAGEGKTSVWPLDPLGGRRAVVESAAARVRAVEGEPVASVQLGRLLAERAERQRGIRAEPPARVPASKFKDYVTDFDGTVRALSRPMPERPYRQTRLGTLFHAWVEHRSGLVGAGAGPESALWDSDEEQPDQWSVSAADEADLARLREIFEGSEWATRQPIAVEIEIDFALGSGSTDLSTPEPVAGAVGEGHIVICKLDAVYRREDRGGRIEIVDWKTGKAPRNASEREERMLQLALYRLAYHRRFAVPLDEIDVALYYVGDDLVIRGDRVYSEEELVQRWSAARAAR
- a CDS encoding ATP-dependent helicase; protein product: MSALDALDERQREAASVLRGPVAVLAGAGTGKTRVITHRIAHGVDTGAYSPSRVMAVTFTAKAAGELRGRLRGLGIEGVVARTFHAAALAQLNFFWPTLAGSPAPSIIDNKVRVLGQAAEQLRLRPDTATLRDVASEIEWRKVSMLSIEQHAALGRSVGRISTEQLAALQQGYEALKDDRRQLDFEDVLLACAGMLEAEPRVAASVHEQYRHFTVDEYQDVSPLQNRLLEMWLGDRSDICVVGDASQTIYSFAGADQKYLLEFGRRYPNATVVRLETNYRSQPPILAAANALMNGRAGALELVAARESLTAETPTVTTYETETDEAAGIAASIAARIAAGASPSEIAVLYRAHSQSGAIQQALGEAGIASRVLGGKRFFDMPEVRQAVLALRGASVAPTERGFLSNVQKVLRELGLSDEPPAAGGAQRDGWEARRAILRLAEEAPSETTLRSFSEMLMARAKDQHEPTVENVTLSTLHAAKGLEWPHVHLAGWTEGALPISYATGFDAIDEERRLAYVGITRAARTLALSWSHSAGRRERQPSRFLQEIGTTARGTGILRETVPNARRGGRRG